In Thermosphaera sp., a genomic segment contains:
- a CDS encoding aldehyde ferredoxin oxidoreductase family protein encodes MVELVKGIAGSILIVDLSTQKILREKTRVEFIEKFTGGYGYAAKVFHQYLRKYGVFDSFSAENPFIIMTGPLTGVSSFGAKTCISSRSPLTGTFSWAVSSGGYGLSLKRAGFDGVVITGDAEEPVYLIIEDDYIDLKSAKHLWGLTTSETHVNLKRTHGSDFNSIAIGPAGEKLVKYAAIVSDERRCAARTGLGAVMGFKKLKAVAVKGSKEVEVYDKEELRMLNKEWLIKASQSLRGKTLGDYGTGAMVQVYATTGGLPVKNWTKNTWEHAVKLSGQYIMQHYKKGTGKNVCSKRVMCSIACERVVAYDDPVLGKYEGKGPEYESLASLGLMTMIDNPVAVIRMNDICDNLGLDTISTGAVISWVMEAFERGDLSVRDTGGLEIKWGDYETVFKLIEMIANREGIGDLLAEGVWRASSLLNPRTSGYALHVKGLEFPYHDPRRWKSIGLAYATSNRGACHLQGMTYHVDRGALKLPEYSITNPPTNPLERANAVVVTQNLCAFLDSAGLCKFGTLGIVDFDFVARTWSATTGLKIDKYGILTMGERIWLSTRIINYLLGFANKDDKLPKRFTSEPISEGPGAGSVCDDLQESLKHYYEIRGLTNHSTLTDKLKKLELDEFIEDLDRINPSQLTTE; translated from the coding sequence ATGGTTGAGTTGGTTAAAGGAATAGCTGGGAGTATTCTAATCGTAGATTTATCTACTCAAAAAATTCTACGAGAGAAGACTAGAGTCGAGTTTATTGAAAAATTCACCGGGGGCTACGGCTATGCTGCAAAAGTATTTCACCAGTATCTTAGAAAATATGGTGTTTTTGATTCATTCTCAGCAGAAAATCCTTTCATAATTATGACAGGCCCGTTAACCGGGGTCAGCTCCTTCGGCGCTAAAACATGTATTTCTTCCCGATCGCCTCTTACAGGAACTTTCTCGTGGGCAGTTAGCAGTGGAGGATATGGCTTAAGTCTTAAGCGAGCAGGCTTTGACGGAGTTGTAATCACTGGAGACGCGGAAGAACCGGTTTATTTAATCATCGAAGACGATTACATCGACCTGAAGAGTGCTAAACACTTATGGGGTCTCACCACAAGTGAAACACATGTTAACTTGAAGAGAACTCACGGTAGCGATTTCAACTCAATCGCGATCGGGCCTGCCGGCGAAAAATTAGTAAAATATGCAGCCATCGTGAGCGATGAGAGAAGGTGTGCAGCTCGCACTGGTCTAGGAGCTGTCATGGGTTTCAAGAAGCTCAAGGCAGTTGCAGTCAAGGGTTCCAAAGAAGTCGAAGTATACGATAAAGAAGAGTTGAGAATGCTTAACAAGGAATGGTTGATCAAGGCATCCCAATCCCTCCGTGGAAAAACTCTCGGCGATTACGGAACCGGCGCCATGGTCCAAGTATATGCCACGACAGGCGGCTTACCGGTGAAGAATTGGACCAAGAATACATGGGAACACGCGGTCAAGCTTTCGGGCCAATATATTATGCAACACTACAAGAAGGGAACAGGGAAGAACGTCTGCAGCAAGAGAGTTATGTGTAGCATAGCCTGCGAGAGAGTCGTTGCCTATGATGACCCAGTCCTCGGGAAATACGAGGGTAAAGGACCTGAGTACGAATCACTGGCTTCACTCGGCTTAATGACGATGATAGATAATCCGGTGGCAGTCATAAGAATGAATGATATATGCGACAATCTAGGACTAGACACGATCTCAACGGGCGCGGTCATCTCTTGGGTCATGGAGGCTTTCGAAAGAGGAGACTTATCAGTAAGGGACACGGGCGGGCTCGAGATAAAATGGGGCGATTACGAAACAGTTTTCAAACTTATTGAAATGATCGCTAATCGGGAGGGAATAGGAGATTTGCTTGCTGAAGGAGTTTGGAGAGCCAGCAGTTTATTAAATCCTAGAACTTCTGGATACGCTCTCCACGTGAAAGGGCTAGAGTTTCCCTATCACGACCCTAGAAGATGGAAGAGCATCGGATTAGCCTACGCTACTTCAAATAGAGGCGCTTGCCACCTTCAGGGAATGACCTACCATGTAGATAGGGGTGCTTTGAAACTCCCAGAGTATTCAATAACTAATCCACCGACCAATCCCTTAGAGAGAGCTAATGCGGTAGTAGTCACTCAAAACTTATGTGCATTTCTAGACAGTGCAGGGTTATGCAAGTTTGGTACCCTCGGGATCGTCGACTTCGACTTCGTTGCAAGAACATGGTCTGCTACAACAGGATTGAAGATTGACAAGTATGGAATCTTAACCATGGGTGAGAGAATCTGGCTGAGCACGAGAATTATTAATTACCTACTAGGGTTCGCCAATAAAGACGACAAATTACCAAAAAGGTTTACAAGCGAACCCATCTCCGAAGGACCCGGGGCTGGTTCGGTCTGCGACGACCTCCAAGAATCATTGAAACACTACTACGAGATTAGAGGCTTAACCAATCATTCAACACTTACGGATAAGCTGAAGAAACTAGAGCTCGACGAGTTCATCGAGGATTTGGATAGAATAAACCCATCGCAGTTGACAACAGAGTAG
- a CDS encoding aspartate aminotransferase family protein, whose translation MTQSKSLTEIYKEILVDRTKKSQEIWTNLSKLTPYGVHSNWRVFEPYPLFISRAKGSRIYDVDGNEYIDFNMAFGALVVGHANPVLIEKIKQRLEDGTIYGHETEISLKLSETLTRRYGYDMVRFSNTGSEATMLSLRLARVVTGRNKIIKFEGHYHGSHELVMVGVKPSLRHAGNAKCPRSVPTGYPHNVVPKEVAENVIIAPWNDSDAVEKIMRNHGNEVAAIILEPVAMNMGFVPGKKEFVKHLRELADEYNSLLIFDEVKTSGMWVRGAQEYFNVKADIVAVAKALGGGFPFSAVLSSREIMEVIGPKKVPHGGTFNSNPLSTYATYITVTELLIESNLAYTHQLSEQLAKGYRDVIQDRGLEAHVVQLANKGTVFFAKEEVNNWRDFVLKVSWGQWFVWTLGMVINGIIPQPLAYDEQWTISIMHTKEDVQKAIETADKVAKEIKGKSVEAIGIEESI comes from the coding sequence TTGACCCAAAGCAAATCCCTCACGGAAATTTATAAAGAAATTCTAGTAGACAGGACCAAAAAATCCCAAGAAATATGGACCAACCTATCAAAACTAACTCCTTACGGAGTACATAGTAATTGGAGAGTGTTCGAACCATATCCATTGTTCATCTCCAGAGCAAAGGGCTCAAGAATTTATGATGTCGACGGAAACGAGTACATTGATTTCAACATGGCTTTTGGAGCACTAGTTGTTGGTCATGCTAACCCTGTTCTCATTGAGAAGATTAAGCAGAGACTAGAGGATGGGACAATATATGGTCATGAAACAGAGATCAGTCTAAAACTCTCAGAGACTCTTACGAGAAGATATGGATATGATATGGTACGCTTTTCAAACACTGGTTCAGAAGCCACCATGCTCTCTCTCAGACTCGCCAGAGTAGTAACTGGACGCAACAAAATAATAAAGTTCGAGGGACACTATCACGGTTCACACGAACTAGTAATGGTGGGAGTTAAACCTAGTTTAAGACACGCTGGAAACGCGAAATGCCCTAGATCTGTTCCCACAGGATACCCGCATAATGTTGTTCCCAAGGAAGTAGCGGAGAACGTAATCATAGCTCCATGGAACGATTCCGACGCCGTCGAGAAAATAATGAGAAATCATGGAAACGAGGTTGCCGCGATCATTCTAGAACCAGTAGCAATGAACATGGGGTTCGTTCCCGGAAAGAAGGAGTTTGTAAAACATTTAAGAGAACTCGCAGACGAATACAACTCCCTTCTCATCTTTGACGAGGTAAAGACCTCGGGTATGTGGGTCAGGGGGGCTCAAGAATACTTTAACGTTAAAGCAGATATCGTAGCAGTTGCTAAGGCACTAGGAGGAGGCTTCCCGTTTTCAGCAGTATTATCAAGCAGAGAGATAATGGAAGTGATTGGACCGAAGAAAGTCCCTCATGGAGGCACTTTCAACTCTAACCCGTTATCGACTTACGCGACATACATAACCGTGACGGAGTTGTTAATAGAGTCAAACCTAGCATACACTCATCAGTTAAGCGAGCAACTCGCCAAGGGATATAGGGATGTAATACAGGATAGAGGACTAGAAGCCCACGTTGTTCAACTAGCCAATAAAGGAACAGTGTTCTTCGCCAAGGAAGAAGTAAACAACTGGAGAGACTTTGTGTTAAAAGTATCATGGGGGCAGTGGTTTGTTTGGACCTTGGGAATGGTAATTAACGGAATTATCCCCCAGCCACTAGCATACGATGAACAATGGACAATATCCATCATGCACACAAAAGAAGATGTTCAGAAAGCAATAGAGACCGCAGATAAGGTTGCGAAGGAGATAAAGGGAAAAAGCGTCGAAGCCATTGGCATAGAAGAATCAATATAG
- a CDS encoding ORC1-type DNA replication protein, which translates to MSESFGVVLVEDKNTWKIIEDELERPSVFKSRESLSPEYIPDHLPHREKELKELTSFFKHLVTTPGSISQRVLVTGGVGTGKTALARVFGRDFTRLARERGFRIRYAHVNCHRNRTLYNVVSDIGRQLDIPIPPRGLSVKEMYDLVLSQLDERDEYAIITLDEFHYFASMSGPEAVYFIVRTYDAEEVFRRLNFIFIALDSVRLSFVDPTTEGYLLRHLIKLQPYNSAQLYDILKYRAESSLYEGSYDDEILRFIAEFEGWDKGGSGNARHALEILHAAGSIAEIDGRYRITLDDVRKAIMSTSREILNVSDAIRHSPIHELLVLLSIVRLHRKTGRMELKMGEVEEEYRMICELYGEIPRKHTQLYEYVMNLGKAGVIQARSSGKGQRGRTTIVSLPYGPLDVLEKYIDDLIRKKIQMGL; encoded by the coding sequence ATGAGTGAAAGTTTCGGCGTGGTTCTCGTGGAAGACAAGAACACTTGGAAGATTATTGAGGATGAACTTGAAAGACCAAGTGTGTTCAAAAGCCGTGAAAGCCTTTCGCCTGAATACATACCCGACCATTTGCCCCACAGGGAGAAGGAGCTAAAGGAGTTGACGAGTTTTTTCAAACACTTAGTCACTACTCCGGGTTCAATATCACAGAGGGTTTTGGTGACCGGAGGCGTTGGAACGGGGAAAACGGCTTTAGCAAGGGTTTTCGGCAGGGATTTCACGAGGCTTGCAAGGGAGAGGGGGTTCAGGATAAGGTATGCTCACGTTAATTGTCACAGAAACAGGACCCTTTACAACGTGGTATCAGATATAGGGAGGCAGCTAGATATCCCGATCCCTCCCAGGGGGCTCTCCGTCAAGGAGATGTATGATCTGGTTCTTAGTCAATTGGATGAGAGGGATGAATACGCCATCATAACTCTTGATGAATTCCATTATTTCGCAAGCATGTCTGGGCCGGAGGCCGTATATTTCATTGTGAGAACTTATGACGCCGAAGAAGTCTTTAGGAGGTTGAACTTCATATTCATTGCACTCGATTCGGTAAGACTGAGTTTCGTGGATCCCACTACGGAGGGATATTTACTCAGGCACTTGATAAAGTTGCAACCTTACAATTCAGCCCAGCTCTACGATATATTGAAGTATAGGGCTGAATCATCTCTCTACGAGGGAAGCTACGATGATGAAATACTAAGGTTTATTGCTGAATTCGAGGGATGGGATAAGGGAGGTAGCGGGAACGCTAGGCACGCGCTTGAAATACTTCACGCCGCTGGCAGTATAGCGGAGATTGATGGACGCTATAGGATAACACTGGACGACGTTAGGAAGGCGATAATGAGCACCTCTAGGGAGATACTTAACGTAAGCGATGCGATAAGGCACAGCCCCATTCACGAACTCCTAGTCCTCTTGAGCATTGTCAGGCTCCACAGGAAAACCGGTAGAATGGAGTTGAAAATGGGTGAGGTGGAGGAGGAGTATAGAATGATATGTGAGCTCTACGGGGAGATCCCGAGAAAACACACGCAACTCTACGAGTATGTGATGAATCTTGGGAAAGCAGGTGTGATCCAAGCCCGCTCCAGCGGGAAGGGGCAGAGGGGCAGAACTACTATAGTATCCCTTCCGTACGGACCCCTGGATGTTCTCGAAAAATATATTGATGACCTGATTAGAAAGAAGATTCAGATGGGCTTATAG
- a CDS encoding EamA family transporter: MRKNLADINAIFIMMAGFLWGTTGVAARLGFQLGVSPELLLFYRLVLTLPFYFAILFSRGFKPEKMFKVASIGFFLLGPFHISYYYAVMRIGVSTAAILLYIHPVIASFLSWAVLKEGLSKVNLIFLVLSVTGAILVCSEGFVSEPLGFLLGVSSSLFFALYIVFSKKLMNEGVEPFETGIGGSAWALPFIALLCLQNSGGCNVSRLIEARVFIISLYLAFFVTILAYYLYMLGLKRIKTSWAVIASTIEPLTASVLSRIIYSEEFTLMKIIGGLLILSGVVASALETRG; encoded by the coding sequence TTGAGGAAGAACTTAGCGGATATCAATGCGATATTCATAATGATGGCGGGGTTTCTATGGGGTACTACTGGAGTTGCTGCTAGATTAGGGTTTCAGCTAGGGGTTTCACCGGAACTTCTACTTTTTTACAGGTTAGTGTTGACCCTTCCGTTCTACTTTGCTATACTGTTTTCCCGGGGTTTCAAGCCTGAAAAGATGTTTAAGGTTGCTTCCATAGGTTTCTTCCTGCTTGGGCCATTCCACATCTCATACTACTACGCAGTCATGCGTATCGGGGTCTCAACAGCCGCCATCTTACTTTACATCCACCCTGTCATTGCGTCTTTTCTATCCTGGGCGGTTCTCAAGGAGGGTTTGTCCAAGGTAAACTTGATCTTTCTTGTTTTATCAGTGACGGGCGCAATACTGGTGTGCTCCGAGGGATTCGTTAGCGAGCCGCTCGGATTTCTCTTGGGAGTGTCTTCTTCGCTTTTCTTCGCCCTCTACATAGTTTTCAGTAAAAAATTGATGAATGAGGGTGTAGAACCCTTTGAGACGGGTATAGGAGGGTCGGCTTGGGCATTGCCTTTTATCGCATTGCTCTGCCTCCAAAATAGTGGTGGTTGCAACGTTTCAAGGCTCATTGAAGCACGCGTTTTCATCATCTCTCTCTACTTGGCATTTTTCGTCACAATATTGGCGTATTATCTCTACATGCTTGGGTTAAAGAGGATTAAAACGAGCTGGGCTGTGATAGCATCCACCATCGAACCATTGACGGCATCTGTCCTCTCAAGAATCATATACTCCGAGGAGTTCACTCTCATGAAGATCATCGGGGGCTTGTTGATTCTGAGCGGAGTCGTAGCATCTGCCTTGGAAACCCGGGGTTAA
- a CDS encoding aldehyde ferredoxin oxidoreductase family protein, with protein MIHKTQLLLRIDLSNHKIEEEEIQDNIVEKFVGGKGLASYFMYKELKPRIDPYSPENKLFVFNGPLAYIYPTFTRTVVASKSPLTNLFCDSYAGGSFGLELRRAGYSGIIVEGRSDRMVCLKVTRDEKTLIDCESLRGKTTYEVGDFFKDYSILTIGPAGENLVRYAGVYIDLRRNPDTRPGVAGRGGLGAVLGSKNLKAIVVKGWLKHDELTVGVNATRRQKLINKYLEIIKRDVVPGIGIGGNLPVFKVAAESKILPVKNFQQGVHENWEELTDDSWSKVTTKRITCPTCPIACGDTIVANGESTERIEYETVAMDGSNLLIISRKSLTKINTTLNALGLDTISTGSVLAFMTELAEKGVVKDFNVKWGDLDSYLKLMNDIAHRRGIGNLLAEGVARIAKYLSAEETAVHVKGLEVPAYDPRGVVGMSLAYATADRGGDHLRAWTVASELSTSLSPEGLVDLVKYLQDRNAALWTLIACDNIPGNSIKPPDEIIKIYIDMLNTLGFNLDYADFLEMGERIYNLTRLFNVREGVGRREDDLPLRFYQPRKDTGWAIKKEDFEKMLNLYYAKRGWSESGVPLDETLNRLGLTEYVSVKEA; from the coding sequence ATGATTCATAAAACTCAACTTCTCTTACGTATTGACCTGTCCAATCATAAAATTGAAGAAGAAGAAATTCAAGACAATATTGTTGAAAAATTTGTCGGTGGAAAAGGTCTTGCCTCGTACTTCATGTACAAAGAATTAAAGCCGAGAATAGATCCCTACTCTCCTGAAAACAAGCTGTTCGTATTCAACGGTCCTTTGGCATACATCTATCCGACTTTCACTAGAACGGTTGTAGCTTCTAAATCTCCATTAACCAACTTATTCTGCGATAGTTACGCAGGCGGTTCATTCGGGCTGGAGTTAAGGCGGGCCGGATATTCTGGAATCATCGTCGAAGGGAGGAGCGATAGAATGGTGTGTCTCAAGGTGACTAGGGATGAGAAAACCCTTATTGATTGCGAAAGCTTGAGGGGAAAGACGACTTACGAGGTGGGGGATTTCTTCAAAGACTATTCAATACTAACTATTGGACCAGCTGGCGAGAATTTAGTGAGATATGCTGGTGTGTACATTGATCTAAGGAGAAACCCTGATACGAGGCCTGGAGTTGCTGGACGAGGCGGGCTTGGGGCTGTTTTAGGCTCGAAAAACTTGAAAGCCATTGTGGTAAAGGGATGGTTGAAACATGATGAATTGACTGTAGGAGTGAACGCTACGAGAAGACAAAAACTGATTAACAAGTACTTGGAAATCATAAAGCGGGATGTAGTCCCTGGCATCGGCATCGGGGGGAATCTGCCTGTTTTCAAAGTAGCCGCGGAATCCAAGATACTGCCGGTTAAAAACTTCCAGCAAGGTGTCCACGAAAACTGGGAAGAATTGACTGACGACTCATGGTCTAAGGTAACTACTAAGAGAATAACTTGCCCCACGTGTCCAATAGCATGCGGAGATACGATTGTCGCGAACGGTGAGTCAACCGAGAGAATAGAGTATGAAACTGTTGCAATGGATGGTTCAAACTTGCTGATAATCAGTCGTAAGTCTTTGACAAAGATTAACACCACACTCAACGCACTAGGTCTCGACACTATTTCCACCGGAAGCGTCTTAGCATTCATGACCGAGCTCGCCGAGAAGGGAGTAGTAAAGGACTTCAATGTCAAGTGGGGAGACCTCGACTCTTATTTGAAACTCATGAATGATATTGCCCATAGGAGAGGGATAGGAAACCTTCTAGCCGAGGGAGTGGCAAGAATAGCGAAATATCTAAGCGCGGAGGAGACGGCTGTGCATGTCAAAGGATTGGAAGTCCCCGCATACGATCCTCGCGGAGTGGTGGGCATGTCTCTTGCCTATGCTACAGCAGACAGAGGTGGAGATCACTTACGAGCATGGACGGTTGCATCAGAATTATCGACCAGCCTCTCACCCGAGGGTCTAGTCGACCTGGTCAAATACCTGCAAGACAGAAACGCTGCACTCTGGACCCTCATAGCGTGTGATAATATACCAGGAAATTCCATTAAGCCGCCAGACGAGATAATAAAGATTTACATTGACATGTTGAATACTCTCGGATTTAACCTCGATTACGCTGACTTCCTCGAGATGGGTGAAAGAATCTACAATTTAACGAGACTGTTCAACGTGAGAGAGGGGGTTGGAAGAAGGGAGGACGATTTACCCCTTAGATTTTATCAACCAAGAAAAGATACAGGCTGGGCGATCAAGAAGGAAGACTTTGAAAAAATGCTCAATTTGTACTATGCCAAGAGAGGTTGGAGCGAGAGTGGAGTACCTCTCGATGAAACATTAAATAGATTGGGGCTCACAGAATATGTCTCGGTGAAAGAGGCTTAG
- a CDS encoding MoaD/ThiS family protein, translated as MQIRIRVYGMLKELVGREELTVSLDSERIILISVIEKVLEQYPQLGEFIELVDDDVRVRGVSILLNGRHVMFLGGSKAVIHNNDVLDLIPPMRGG; from the coding sequence ATGCAAATCAGGATTAGAGTCTACGGGATGTTGAAAGAACTTGTTGGCAGAGAAGAATTAACTGTGAGCCTAGACTCTGAAAGAATCATTCTAATAAGTGTGATTGAGAAAGTTCTTGAGCAATATCCTCAACTCGGGGAATTTATTGAACTCGTCGACGATGACGTTAGAGTGAGAGGAGTTAGTATTTTGTTAAATGGACGACACGTTATGTTTCTCGGGGGATCTAAGGCAGTAATTCACAACAACGATGTCCTAGATCTCATCCCACCCATGCGTGGAGGATGA
- a CDS encoding FAD-dependent oxidoreductase encodes MNADIVVLGCGWAGVIAAEIISERGYQVTCLEREDVIGGLLRTEIINGFTIDTGGSHVIFSKNKEVLSRITSILGGNVVYHHRNSFIRLGNILVPYPLENGLHVLPVEERYEALVSFLEALQLLKDNWTPRNLEEWIRGFFGKWIANKYLIPYNEKIWKRPLNEIDVDWVFTPGRLPIPDWREVVKSALGIPTMGYVEQARFYYPARGGIHSLAKRVFERALSLGARFLTNFSVNSIRKIGNHFVINDSIECKRIVNTIPIPELIEISELLQDELREIKDFDYNKVVIVAIALDEPAPNHHWIYVPDKDISFHRYAWISNYSPYNSPPGKSLLIAEITIPKGTKIPADISERVLKDFERLGAIDTRKVIFEKTYVHEYGYPIHKLNLSSKRSEIHKEMERLGITSVGRWGKWRYLNMDMVLADVLASVGSLI; translated from the coding sequence ATGAATGCCGATATCGTCGTTCTTGGGTGTGGATGGGCGGGCGTCATTGCCGCCGAGATAATTTCGGAGCGAGGCTACCAAGTCACATGCCTTGAGAGAGAGGATGTGATTGGAGGACTACTGCGGACCGAAATTATAAATGGCTTCACAATAGACACAGGAGGTTCCCATGTCATTTTCTCGAAAAATAAAGAGGTGTTGAGTCGAATTACCTCTATCCTTGGAGGCAACGTAGTATACCATCATAGGAATTCGTTCATTAGACTTGGTAACATTTTAGTGCCATATCCCCTAGAAAACGGTCTTCACGTACTTCCAGTCGAGGAGAGATACGAGGCTTTAGTCTCCTTCTTAGAGGCATTACAATTACTGAAGGATAACTGGACACCAAGAAATCTGGAAGAGTGGATTAGAGGGTTCTTCGGCAAGTGGATTGCTAACAAGTATCTAATCCCATACAATGAGAAAATTTGGAAAAGACCTCTCAACGAAATAGACGTAGACTGGGTCTTTACACCTGGGCGACTCCCAATACCAGATTGGAGAGAGGTTGTTAAATCAGCATTAGGCATCCCCACGATGGGTTACGTAGAGCAAGCCCGCTTTTACTATCCTGCTAGAGGAGGAATACATTCTCTCGCAAAGAGGGTTTTCGAGAGAGCGCTCTCTCTCGGGGCTAGATTTTTAACAAATTTCTCCGTCAATAGTATCAGAAAAATAGGGAACCACTTTGTAATAAATGACAGCATAGAATGTAAGAGAATTGTCAACACTATACCAATTCCGGAATTAATTGAAATCAGCGAACTTTTACAAGATGAACTCAGAGAGATAAAAGATTTTGATTATAATAAAGTAGTAATTGTAGCAATTGCCTTAGACGAACCCGCACCAAATCATCACTGGATCTATGTCCCGGATAAGGACATATCGTTCCATAGATATGCTTGGATAAGCAACTATAGCCCCTACAACTCTCCACCAGGTAAATCATTGCTGATAGCTGAAATAACGATTCCAAAAGGCACGAAAATTCCTGCTGATATCTCTGAAAGAGTACTTAAGGACTTTGAGAGGCTTGGTGCCATCGATACTAGGAAGGTAATTTTTGAAAAGACTTACGTCCATGAATATGGTTATCCCATACATAAGCTGAATTTATCATCAAAAAGGTCTGAAATACATAAAGAGATGGAGAGACTTGGAATCACCTCCGTAGGGAGATGGGGGAAATGGCGATACTTGAACATGGATATGGTCCTGGCGGATGTTCTGGCCAGTGTTGGATCTTTAATCTAA
- a CDS encoding sodium:solute symporter family protein: MNLSTWTLIVLGISIGYFLITTVVGFLGARRTKQGLHEFYVAGGTLSAVTVMFTYMAAYMEAWEFVGMPAVIVSEGFEWWVIETIFYLSYVGLFFAIGLRLYRLGKKFGYITPTDLIIHRVNGFERPLRILIALMIFYATIIYIGMIYIPAAGVLSAATGGEIPYHMFLLIYVIFVIIYVSAGGMRAVAYADILAGVAFIVGFISMVYGAFVHWGGVDKLAWSAYMSELGPQIFQKTQPLQYFLTMYLFYGISWLFIPHLTVKFFAAKNYKGVIIGGMGSIAGFFLGAFVSPLLIGLSLAAYCGGNLPQVEVVEGLVPLLFEALFGRGLVLILILIGLIAITRSTIDAMLLLCSSLIDVDIIEKGIGVKISANKRRLVTTLIVVFVALVSMIIALNPEAPMVILGYQLCWPAYSIIAWPTIVLILWPRANKYGGFASYLAGFASLLLFTYVVWPEPPHNPFGIWEGALPTLISLIALIVVSLLTSPPSRHFVEKYYGQTKQ; the protein is encoded by the coding sequence ATGAACTTATCCACTTGGACTCTAATAGTCTTAGGAATATCCATAGGATACTTCTTGATCACTACAGTAGTAGGGTTTCTCGGAGCTCGGCGAACTAAACAAGGTCTTCACGAGTTCTACGTTGCAGGCGGCACGCTCTCAGCAGTAACTGTGATGTTCACGTATATGGCTGCCTACATGGAGGCGTGGGAATTCGTGGGCATGCCCGCGGTGATTGTGAGCGAGGGGTTTGAGTGGTGGGTGATAGAAACCATATTTTACCTAAGCTATGTTGGCTTATTCTTTGCAATAGGTTTACGCCTCTACAGGCTGGGGAAGAAATTCGGGTACATTACTCCGACTGATTTAATCATTCACAGAGTGAATGGTTTCGAGAGACCTCTCCGAATACTGATAGCATTAATGATCTTCTACGCTACTATCATCTACATTGGAATGATATACATCCCTGCGGCGGGTGTTCTGTCAGCAGCCACAGGTGGTGAAATTCCATACCACATGTTCCTATTAATCTACGTAATATTCGTGATCATATATGTCAGTGCAGGCGGGATGAGGGCTGTTGCGTACGCCGACATTCTAGCTGGAGTTGCTTTCATAGTCGGCTTCATCTCAATGGTTTATGGAGCATTTGTTCACTGGGGAGGAGTCGACAAGCTTGCTTGGTCGGCTTACATGTCAGAGCTGGGCCCACAAATCTTTCAGAAAACTCAACCATTACAATACTTCCTTACTATGTATCTTTTCTACGGAATATCTTGGTTGTTTATACCGCACTTGACGGTAAAATTCTTCGCTGCTAAAAACTACAAGGGCGTAATCATTGGAGGAATGGGTTCTATAGCTGGGTTCTTTCTTGGCGCATTTGTATCGCCTTTGTTAATTGGATTGAGTCTTGCTGCATATTGTGGTGGTAATTTACCCCAGGTAGAGGTTGTTGAAGGCCTTGTTCCATTATTGTTTGAAGCCTTGTTTGGGAGAGGACTCGTTCTGATCCTTATATTGATTGGCTTGATAGCCATTACGAGATCAACGATAGACGCTATGCTACTATTATGTTCCTCGCTCATAGATGTCGACATCATAGAGAAAGGAATAGGAGTGAAAATATCTGCGAATAAGAGAAGGCTTGTTACCACTTTGATAGTAGTGTTTGTGGCTTTGGTGAGCATGATCATAGCGTTGAATCCGGAGGCACCAATGGTGATACTTGGATATCAGCTGTGCTGGCCTGCATACTCGATTATAGCATGGCCTACGATAGTGCTCATTCTATGGCCTAGAGCTAATAAATACGGGGGGTTTGCAAGCTATCTCGCCGGATTTGCATCACTATTATTATTTACATATGTAGTGTGGCCTGAACCACCACATAATCCCTTCGGTATCTGGGAAGGAGCCCTACCAACCTTGATCTCTCTAATAGCTCTCATAGTAGTGTCATTGTTGACTTCTCCTCCTTCAAGGCACTTCGTTGAAAAATACTATGGACAGACAAAGCAGTGA